The genomic stretch ATGGAAGTTATTTTTGGACGATTCTAGCCCTGTCACTTCCAATCTGAGAAAAATACAGGTAAAATTCAATTTTGCAGTTTATATTGAGGAACTATTGAAATTAATGACTaagcagcatttcccaaattcTGGAGAAATGATTTATTATATTACTAAGTACCACATAAAACATCCGTTGAATATCCATAGTAGGGAAGAGAGTAGTAGTAAGAAAGAACTGTCAGACAAAGGTGACATAGCTCATTTTGATGCAGTGTATTCTGGGAGGATATTGTATGAGGTTGAAGAGGCCTGTAAATACTCAAAGGCAAACAAGAGTACAAACGTTGAATATAAATCTGAGAATACATGAGGGAGCCAAGGGAGATGAAATGGCACTCACTGTCTAGTGGTGTGTATAATCCacaatatatataattcattcaGGGATAACTGATTTATCACTTCCCAATAAATTAAACATGGCCTGAACTAATTATCTTTCAATATATATTCCTGAAAAGACTTCAATACCCAACCTATTGTTCATgttaaagaaatgtaatttttagtttcaacaaaaaaaatctttagagtCATTTCTGATCTTCCTTTTTCTCATAAATGTTTCATATATTCAGTGAGTCACCAAGTTATATTTGTTTCTCCAATTTAGAAACATCTCCAATCTGTCCTTTTCTGCCACAACCCCAGTCCAAACCTTCATCACAGAACCCTGAAATTATTACAATAGACTCCTAAATGATTTTCCTATCATCTCTCCTCATCAAATTCACATTGTACATGTCTACTATATTAAACTTTCTATATATTCATCATTTGACTTCTCTTCTTAAATATCTTCACTGACTCTTAACCATGTCCAGAATAAAGTCCTATCCACTGTGACTGGTTTTCTTAACTCTTCAGATTGGCTCCATATTGGCAGTCTAAGCCTAACACTTAGCACTTATCAAACAGGCGTCCTGCATTTGAGCTAGGTTGTCTTTCCGTGTTGTGTGGCCAATTCCATTTCAAATTCTttccttgtgctttttttttcctggctggaATTCACCTATTCTTTTATCTATGTAACTAAATCTAACCATCCATTAAAGCATAGCTACTGCCCCTCCTTTCCCTCCAAACCATTAAGTTAGTGTCTGAAAACATGCTTGCTGATATTGTTTAGATGTGAAATATTTAATTCCTATGTCCTCTCCATTTTATACCTCTTATCTACATCCCTAGTACTCTTCTACcttgtatttttgtatatagtcAGTAAATTAACTCGGAATATACAATGAGGTCCCTAGCTTAAAAATTGTTACCAAATCAAAtcagatttgaaaaatataaaaaattcatttgtaatGAGTGCTTTGCTTTTAATATATAGTTGTGGTCTGACAAAGTGCTTGATAACCTGTTCTCTAAATGTGCAAAACACATTTCACTTTCTAAAAAATTGCTAAACAAATCTTTTGTTCAAAAACATAAATTACATAAATTTCAGCTCAGCCTTATATTTCAATTATCACTATTATCAATATTTTGAATGAGCTGCATCTAAATTAGGTTTTATTATTACCGAATCATCAAATGGATCTGTTTGATATCAGTAATTACTAAGGGATTATGGATATTCCCAAACAGGCAATTAATCAATGCTTTATCTGGAATCAAGGAACAGTCATAAATACCCTTCTCTCATTTTTGCTGGATGGGAATATGAAGTATTTAATCCAGAGAAAAATGACCCTCATATTCTATCAAGTTTCACTTCTACTACTCAAGCCTTTCAATTATGTAATACTATAATGAGACCAGggtaaaaatgtcaaaataaaggtATTTTAACTCATGATGAATATGTTCAAGAGTCCCCTGGATGCAAACCTTCCTGCAAAGTATTTTGTTACTGTGTTTTAAATTGGCAAAATTTTAATAAACCAAGGACTGAAGAAGCACAAAAAGCAAGTGAGATAACATTAAACCATACCCCATTTTTCTAAATGGCAAATTTATGCCAACACTAACAAAAATGTAACCATTATGTTTGTACTGATATTTTTGACTGTAATTTCATGCTATTTTCACCATCATGTTGGAAAAATGGTATTGAATGGGAAATCTTTTGAACAAATTGACTGAAAGAAACCATGTGGGTCCATAAATAATTACAAGATTTTTATCTTCAAGAAAAGTAAAATCTTTCCTTTGACAATTCCACAGAATAGAACAAAAGCATGATTGTTTTTAATGAAGGATTGAAGAAACAAAATgacaggattttaaaatatttttatggttatATATATTAACAGATGCTTAAGACCTGCATGTTCACCTGGGATTTCTGCATTCCTATCtgtaggaaaagaagaataactTATTTAAGAGGACTTAACTAATGacaacacatttctaaaatgGGCTTAAAAATCCTTCCAAAATGCTGAGGGAGAACTGTTAAACGGTTACAAAAAATCACACTCTGACCATTTCTTTGGATTTCAAATTTATGTATACTTTTTGCTTTTTCACTGAATGAGTAcaaccaatttaaaaattagacagTACAGATGCATTTCAAAATGGCAAATTATAAAGTGCACTGCCAAACTGCTATAATTGTTATCGACAAATGTACATACAAACAGTACTGGATTAGAATATTTCACAGCAACTAATAGTGTTTGCTAGCTGAACTAcgttaaaaattttagaagaatagAAGAACTACATGTCTCATAAAAccttatataaaacatttccattattATTTGATTCATATATAAACACACTGACCTCTAAatccagaaaataatttcttaatgcACACTCAGACTTGCAGTAAATATTGGGACTGAAAAATGGGCCATGTCCTGAATGGCTGAGAGATGGTGACCATGAAAAAGGCttacctaattaaaaaaaaaagagatcaaggCAAGGAATGGAGTGGACATGCTAGAGAATAGGTTGGAGAGGGAGAAGAGCTGGCAGAAGGTAAGAGACATATGTTAATGTGGAATGGAACAAGTGGTTATAAACAAAGTCATCATGAAACTCAGAAGAGTATAATGAAAGTtgatgtgcatacacacacacacacacacacacacacacacacacacacaagagttACTAAGCAAGAGTTAGGTAAATTTTAATATGTCTTATAGTTGAAATTTTGCCATAACTATCTTAAAATATTGTGAAGATCAAATATAACAGTTGTGAAAGTGCTACATAAACTGTAAAATGCTATACTCAAGTAAGACAGACAATATTTACtcaaaatgcaaagtaaaactcTCATTCCAACTCTGGGAGAAGGCAAACAATGAGCTCTCCAGGGCACAGAGGGGAGAAAAACCTTACTCTGGCCTATTCCCAGATTTCCTTGGAACCACAGGCTCTCCGGTCACTCTATAGGATGGCTTTGAATGCAAGAGTAAAGACACTGGCAAAGTTGGCAAAGTCAGAGAATAGTGTGGAGAAAAATCCTTAATCTGTGGAAGAAAGAGattcccttttctgtttcttaaccTGCATAAAGCATTAGTGCCTGCACATGAGCATGGTGTTAAATTATGCTAATTTCTTTGAGGAAAGTAATAAGAGAGACAGGAAAGGTGTAAAAATTCACTAAAACAgccaaaatacaaaacatttttctCTCCATACCTAACTACTAGGAGAGAAGAAGTCTACAATGCATCAGGTAtgtgtaaattaaaataacagctttacaCCTAGGGAACTGAGGGTTAGTAAGAGGAAATGACTTAATAAGGCCACTTATTCACCACAAAGTCAGTATTTCTGAGCCTGAGTCTCATCAAATTACTCGGACTTTCCCCAACACAGccttccatcaaaaaaaaaaaaaaaaaaaaaaaagaggctacaAAGATAAACAGGTAAAAAGAACCAACCCAGATTTtcagctttcttcctttttaagctCACCAcaagattttagaaatattttagcactgtgtaaaattttcattaaattgtTAAAGTTAAACACCAGTTACATCTTCTCATATCATTAACTCTCAATGCATTTTTCATTACATTAGGAGCACATGCAATTGCTAATCATTTTAAAAGGTCTTAAAATTTTCAAGGAAGAGcacaaaatgatgaaaatagaGCTGGAATGACCTTAGAAACAATCTATTCAAAccacctcattttataaataaggaaattaaggctcagataggataagtgacttgctcagggtcacacaatCTGTCAGTTCCAGACTCAAGATCAGAATTTAAACCTCCAAACTTGTAGCCTAgggctctgttctttttcaaacctATAAGAAATGACTGCATTTAAACATTTAGTCCAGAATACTCTTAAAATTGAGTGTCATCAATAAAAGTAAGCCATGTGGCAAAGAATGGATAGAGTTTAGTTCATACCAAAAATGAGCTGCCAGTCACTGTAATAAGATCTGTTTCTTTCTGAGACCCATGATTTCCTGCAGGATTGGAGAATGCAAACTGGGTTTCTTCCTCCTGTCCAAAGAAGTCAGAATCAGGATGTACGTTCCATTCCGTTTTGGTTGGCGGCAGTAGTTCTGAGACACTGTTTTCAAAAAGGGTGCTTGAAGGAGTCAGAGCATCTGTGTCTACTGTTAGCTTACTGCTGGGGGTCAAAGCTTGGGGCTCTTGACTCGAGGTTTTCATAGTCAAAGAGCTCAGAGATCCTGAAGGCCCCACACTTAGACTTGAGACACCATCCGTATCTAAAGGACTCTGCTGAAAACCAGCGGCTGTCGTTCCAAAGAAGAGTGAGGTATCCAGACTTTGAGGAAGGTCACTGGTGGCCATCAAGGCCTGAGGGTCCACCGCCTGCCCTAAGGAATTATTATTAACAGGGAGGTTCCCTGCCAGAGTTGAGTTCACAGAAGCCACATCAATAGTCAAGATCCCAGAGTTCACCAATGCGGTGTCCAACACTGCAGCAGAAGTATTACTGGGCACATCAGAGAAGAAAGACACAAGCTCTGCATCACCGAGGTCATTCTGCCCTTGGCTGGTAAGTTCACTGCTGGGCGTAAGAGAATTTGCAGCTTCTAGCTGAGCTAAGAGATCCTGGCGCAGGTTGTGCCTTTTGGCCATGTGGGTCTTCATGCTGTGCTTGGATGTGAAGAGTTTATTACAAGTGGAGACTGGGCATCGGCTTTTCCCAGTGTCCACATCCTGCAAGTGTTTCTTGGAGTGAATGTAGAGACTACTGCGAGCAGAGAACCTGGCACAGCAGCCTTCCACGGGGCACACAAAAGGCTTTGTGCCCAGGTGGGTTATGCTGTGGCCTTTCAGATGTTCGGCCCTCGTGAAAGATTTCCCACAGCCTTCTACAGGACACATGAACCTCCGGTCATCGTCGTGCTTCCTTTTGTGCCTAAGGAGTTTGGACATGCTGGTGAAGTTCCAGCCACAGCCCTCAAAGTCACAAAGGAAAGGTCTCTCACCAGTGTGGCTCCGAAGGTGAATTTTCAACCTACAAGCCTTGTCGTACTGTTTGCTGCAGCCAGGAAAGGAGCAGGAAAAGAGTTCCTGTTCCCTGAAGTGGGCGCGGTTATGGGAAAACAGGGCACTCACTGTGATAAACGTCTTCTTGCAGCCCGAAAATGCACACTGGTAGGGTCTCTCAGGCTCGAAGTGGCTGCGCTGGTGGGCGCTGAGTTTGGCCTGCGTGGGGAAGGTCTCCTCACACACCTCGCATTTGAATGAGTTCTCCTGCTCATGGCCTTTCATGTGTGCTTTGAGGTTATACACCGTGGTGAAGCTCTTGCCACAGCCCTCTGCTGGGCAGCCAAAGGGCCTCAGTTTGTCGTGTGACTGCAGGTGCCTCTTGAGCTTGTACGAGGTGGTGAAGGTCCAGCCGCAACCGCCCAGGGGGCACTTGAAGGGCCGCTGGCCCTGGCTGCTGCTGTGCGTCAGCAGGTGCACCTTCAGTTGGTGCTTCTTGGTAAAGGTTTGTCCGCACTGCGCCTCAGGACACAGGTACAGCACCACGCCCTGGCCCGGGCCCAGCGGCCCGCGGGGACTCTCAGCAGCAACCGggccctccgcctcctcctcggGAGATGGGGCGGGCGCGGGTTCGGCCCGCTCGGCCAGCAGGAGGTCGGGCAGCAGCTCGGGACAGTCCTCAGGCTGCGCGGCGTGCGGGATCCCCGCTGGCGGGGCGATCAGACCCCCGGGCTGCGGGGCAGGGGCGACCCCAGGCGCCCAGGTTGGCGGCGGGGGCGTGGCCAGGGTGAGGAAGCCGTTCTCGAAGCGCAACAGCAGGTTTTGTTTGTGAATGGTGACGGTGCCCGCGAAGGCCGCGGCGGGGCTCAGGACTGGGGCGCGAATCGGGGCCAGGGCCGGGACTGGGGCGCGGATAGCGGACAGGGAGCTGGGGCCCAGCGCAGGGCGGCCCTCGGGGTTCGCGCCGCTTTCGTGCCCATGGAATCGTGGTCCCAGCCCGGCCTCCTCCCTCCATAGGGGCCCTGCGGCCTGGCTGGCGCCCGTGGAATCTACGTCTCCACCCACCGGGTCCAGCAGCACCAAGAAGAAGTCATCGCcatcgccgccgccgccgctgccgcagccgccgccgccgccgccgccgccgccgccaccgccgccgccagcGTGATCGGGCCTTGGCACCAACGGGCTAGGGCCCGGGCCCGGGGAGGCCGCGCGGGCCACCTCACGCTGCCGCCCGGGCCCGCCATCTTGGGGGCCCCGGAGCAGCAGGAGGCGGCGCGCGGGGGCCTGGCCGGCCCGCGGGTCAGGACCTCCATGGATCCGGCCGCCGCCCCCGGGGCTGCCAGCGCCGCCGCCCTGTCGCGACCCGCGAGCCGGGAGCAGCCTCGGGATTTCCATCTCCGCGTCCATGAGGCTCCGCTGGAACCAGAATCGCGGAGGAGGCGCGACCCCGCCCCCTGCCGCGGGCCCGAACACgttcctgaaaggaaaaaaaaaaaaaatgtgcaatgCGCAGAAACTGGCCCTATCAGATATAAAAGCGTGTTTAACGCCACCGTGATTTAAATATTCTGGCACTGGGTGtctagaacagaatagaaagcccaggggCAGAGCCTCGTATACGTAAATAAGTTCCACAGTTAATATTAGTAGGAAATCAAGGAGGTCTTCCCAGATACAGGGGAAATGGTGTTGGAATGAATACCTTAGCTATGTATCTGCTAAATGCAACATAAATCGGTACCTCACTACCGATTTATGTACCAAAATAAacacacccccagcccctcccagtgCTAAACATGGTGGTTAGCACTTATCCTGTATTAAACATTGTTTACTGGATGGATGGCTGGATTAATGGATGACAGAAAATTCCTGAGAGAATACGCTATGTGTCAAGATTAAACAACCATAGTGCCACCAATTCCTACTGAAAaggttgtcttttaaaaaaatttcctggaAAGCTTCCATATCCAGAACTGTCTTGAGCAATGTCTTTAGGAAAATTTGTCGCATAGTTAAATTTTTTGTCCTGCTGGTGCAGAGACTAGATTGAGTGGGGCCGAAGCAGATTAGCACTGTTCAGCCTAGAAATGCAAAGCCTGGAGGATGAAACAATTTATATTGAAATCTGGAGAACCCAACCCACTGCTGGATTCTCCCTATAAGGTACACAACCTAAACCAACTCTTTGCTCTTCCACCATTGGTTGCaccatggtaaattttatgtccaATCTCACAGCATGAAGAGGACATTCTACAGCTTACTCTAGATTCTCCAGCACACGGAGGTCTCTGGACAAGAGTACTAGTTAAATGTGATAAAGTTAAACCCTAAGTTACTGCAGTGGACTCTCCTGAGAACAAGGCACAGATGCCTTTTGCTAGCCCAATAGCCCCAATGTGCCTGCTTGCATTTAAGTGTGGTGGCCTAGTCTCACTATAATGTATTTGGCCTGTGATGCCTAATGATCTTATTAATGTTGATGATGATCCTTCAATTTGTCTGTCATCAGTGAGTTGGGAATTGATATAAATACAGGGTGAATTAATCTGGCAAGAGAAAGGTTTAGAGTGATGACTAGATTATGGGATACCTATAGTTTAAGTAAtcccttctttcccctcttttAATGATAATGGACACTTGCTGATCTCTTGATTAAAAGATCAAGTTTTTCATCCATAACAATTCAAACCTCATCAAAATTTCTAcatcacatatttttctttctattacatTTTTTGGAGGAAACTTTTTTTCAAATCTGAGGTATAGaggaatgcataaaatatatctGCCAGGTTTAGAtaatttataaaagcaaacacCCGTGTAACCAGGACGAAGGTCAAGAAATAGACCATTGCCAGCCTTCCAGAATACATCCACCATATTCCTCTCAATCACAAACCATACCCTCCCCTATAGATATAGTCATTATCTTGactttgtgataatcatttcagtgcttttttttaatatgactttACAACTTTTGTATGCATCCCTAAACAATACAGTTTATATGAAGTTATATCAACAGAATCATGCTGCATGCTCCCTTTTATGGCCTGCCTCTTTCACTGTGTATCATATTTATTTGAGAGACTCATCATGTTGTTCCTAGTAGCTGTAGATCTTTTGTCTCCATTGTTGACTAGCATTCCAGGGCATGATTTTAGCAAAGTGATTATGATATGATTATTTCATTCTACACTGGATGAACACTGGGTTCATCCAGGgttgtttttagctttttattatgAACAATGGTACAGTGAACATTCTTGGACATTTTTCATGGGACTCATGTTTAAAAGTCTCTTGGGTATACATGCAAGAACAGAATCACTGGTCCACAGAGTATGCATATCTTCAGCTTTTCTACACgatgccaaattgttttctatagtggttgtaccaatttacaatcccaccagtaACACAGAGAGTTCCTGCTCCTGCACATCTTCATCTACACCAAGTATTGCCAGAATTTAATTTACTGTTTTTTACCACTACTATTAAGTTTGGGCACATTCTCATGTTTATGAACCTCTtggattttctcttctgtgaaaagCCTGTTTATGTTCAACTCTTTCAccatttttctattctattttccaTCTTGTCCTTACTGATCCAAtgagttttttgtgttttaaataccagtccagggcttccctggtggcgcagtggttgagagtccgcctgccgatgcaggggacaccggttcgtgccccggtccgggaggatcccgcatgccgcggagcggctgggcc from Phocoena phocoena chromosome X, mPhoPho1.1, whole genome shotgun sequence encodes the following:
- the LOC136142849 gene encoding zinc finger X-linked protein ZXDB-like: MEIPRLLPARGSRQGGGAGSPGGGGRIHGGPDPRAGQAPARRLLLLRGPQDGGPGRQREVARAASPGPGPSPLVPRPDHAGGGGGGGGGGGGGGCGSGGGGDGDDFFLVLLDPVGGDVDSTGASQAAGPLWREEAGLGPRFHGHESGANPEGRPALGPSSLSAIRAPVPALAPIRAPVLSPAAAFAGTVTIHKQNLLLRFENGFLTLATPPPPTWAPGVAPAPQPGGLIAPPAGIPHAAQPEDCPELLPDLLLAERAEPAPAPSPEEEAEGPVAAESPRGPLGPGQGVVLYLCPEAQCGQTFTKKHQLKVHLLTHSSSQGQRPFKCPLGGCGWTFTTSYKLKRHLQSHDKLRPFGCPAEGCGKSFTTVYNLKAHMKGHEQENSFKCEVCEETFPTQAKLSAHQRSHFEPERPYQCAFSGCKKTFITVSALFSHNRAHFREQELFSCSFPGCSKQYDKACRLKIHLRSHTGERPFLCDFEGCGWNFTSMSKLLRHKRKHDDDRRFMCPVEGCGKSFTRAEHLKGHSITHLGTKPFVCPVEGCCARFSARSSLYIHSKKHLQDVDTGKSRCPVSTCNKLFTSKHSMKTHMAKRHNLRQDLLAQLEAANSLTPSSELTSQGQNDLGDAELVSFFSDVPSNTSAAVLDTALVNSGILTIDVASVNSTLAGNLPVNNNSLGQAVDPQALMATSDLPQSLDTSLFFGTTAAGFQQSPLDTDGVSSLSVGPSGSLSSLTMKTSSQEPQALTPSSKLTVDTDALTPSSTLFENSVSELLPPTKTEWNVHPDSDFFGQEEETQFAFSNPAGNHGSQKETDLITVTGSSFLV